The Sorangiineae bacterium MSr11367 genome window below encodes:
- the tmk gene encoding dTMP kinase: MSAIAGHFVVLEGIDGAGTTTQTAKLAEALRRDGLRVRATREPSDGPIGAFIRQVLSGRVVAPPTAPGEPPSAPGWETMALLFAADRMDHVQSEIAPFISQGGIVLSDRYDASSLAYQSVTSGKASDDPLSWIRSLNRYARRPDLTIVLDISPDSAAVRRAHRGEAAQLYEQNEVQRALAAFYKDIARYLPKDRITTVDAEADLETVHARVLNAYRAAFPS, from the coding sequence ATGAGCGCGATTGCAGGTCACTTCGTCGTTCTCGAGGGCATCGACGGCGCGGGCACCACCACGCAAACGGCGAAGCTCGCCGAGGCGCTGCGCCGCGACGGACTGCGCGTGCGCGCAACCCGCGAGCCGAGCGACGGCCCCATCGGCGCCTTCATCCGCCAAGTGCTCTCGGGGCGCGTCGTCGCACCGCCCACCGCCCCGGGTGAACCACCGTCCGCACCGGGGTGGGAGACGATGGCGCTTCTCTTCGCCGCCGACCGCATGGATCACGTCCAGTCGGAGATCGCGCCGTTCATCTCCCAGGGTGGCATCGTCCTTTCGGATCGCTACGACGCCTCGAGCCTCGCCTACCAAAGTGTGACCAGCGGCAAGGCGAGCGACGACCCCCTCTCTTGGATCCGCTCGTTGAACCGCTACGCGCGTCGCCCGGACCTGACCATCGTGCTCGACATCTCGCCCGACAGCGCCGCCGTGCGTCGGGCCCACCGTGGCGAAGCAGCCCAGCTCTACGAACAGAACGAAGTGCAGCGTGCCTTGGCGGCGTTCTACAAAGACATCGCGCGGTATCTGCCGAAGGACCGCATCACCACCGTCGACGCCGAGGCGGATCTGGAGACGGTGCACGCCCGTGTGTTGAACGCGTACCGCGCGGCGTTTCCGTCTTAG
- the panC gene encoding pantoate--beta-alanine ligase, producing MASPPTRVSPVIAKTPADFRAACDAARRTGANVGFVPTMGALHAGHLALVTHAREQLSALTTAPPFIVVSIFVNPTQFGPNEDFVAYPRDFLSDVEKLSGVGVDLVFAPEASAMYPEGEQTRVRVQRLTEPLCGAFRPGHFEGVTTVVAKLFALSGPCLSVFGKKDYQQLAVLKKMVRDLFLPIELVGHPIVRETDGLAMSSRNAYLSSTERERALGLSRGLRAAWNAFEAGERDAAALRAHAHREVHAVADRIDYVEVLDPDELSSFASVPIAQKGRALLAIACHVGKTRLIDNVVLGEDPLPGRAS from the coding sequence ATGGCATCGCCGCCCACCCGTGTTTCTCCCGTCATTGCAAAAACCCCCGCCGATTTTCGAGCCGCCTGCGACGCCGCCCGCCGGACAGGCGCCAATGTGGGCTTCGTGCCCACGATGGGCGCCCTCCATGCCGGCCACTTGGCCTTGGTGACGCACGCCCGTGAGCAACTTTCCGCGCTCACCACCGCGCCTCCCTTCATCGTCGTGTCCATTTTCGTCAACCCCACACAGTTCGGCCCCAACGAAGACTTCGTTGCCTATCCACGCGATTTTCTGAGCGATGTCGAAAAACTAAGCGGCGTCGGCGTCGATCTCGTGTTTGCCCCCGAGGCCTCGGCGATGTATCCGGAGGGCGAGCAGACGCGCGTTCGCGTGCAGCGCCTCACGGAGCCGCTTTGCGGGGCCTTCCGTCCGGGGCACTTCGAGGGCGTGACCACCGTCGTTGCGAAGTTGTTCGCGCTCTCCGGGCCTTGCCTCTCGGTGTTCGGCAAGAAGGACTACCAGCAGCTCGCGGTGCTGAAAAAAATGGTGCGCGATCTCTTCCTTCCCATCGAGCTCGTTGGCCACCCCATCGTGCGCGAGACCGACGGTCTGGCCATGAGTTCGCGCAACGCCTACCTGTCGAGTACCGAACGCGAACGAGCGCTCGGATTGTCCCGGGGGCTCCGCGCCGCGTGGAACGCCTTCGAGGCGGGGGAGCGTGATGCGGCGGCGCTGCGGGCCCACGCTCACCGCGAGGTGCATGCGGTCGCGGATCGCATCGACTACGTCGAGGTGCTCGATCCCGACGAACTCTCCAGCTTCGCATCTGTGCCCATCGCACAGAAGGGGAGGGCGCTCTTGGCCATAGCCTGTCACGTTGGAAAGACACGTCTCATCGACAACGTCGTGCTGGGCGAGGATCCGCTTCCGGGGAGAGCATCATGA
- a CDS encoding bifunctional serine/threonine-protein kinase/formylglycine-generating enzyme family protein, with product MTMPRDPLHLEGQVVAEKYRIEQAVGEGGFAIVYRAIHTIWNKPVAIKFFHGLAASRLDQRELFMQAFVQEGALLTELSSQTASIVQARDIGTYISPQGHWVPFMVLEWLDGLSLDDVLLREREAGAPPWTVAEMMGVLTPVANALEIAHMRGIAHRDIKPANLFVVGAEPRSGRATIKVLDFGVAKMMADNTQLQAALAKTGASVKSFSPAYGAPEQFSRTYGATGPWTDVFALALVALEMLRGAPILEGDDLVQLAMASSDVKRRPTPRTLGIPVSDAIDQVFAKALAVQPTERYARAGEFLDALVAVTRGPSAYASPDDLSLRATVASVPTPVPIAPPPHVSTGSGAVLVSQTPGPVAASAPAAKSRLGLVLGAGAVIVGAGALAAFFTFGQKSARSAPSAASSQASAPVVPAPPPEPVCPPNTAKIPAGQFFMGSDRKDAQANEKPSHNVKLGAFCMDLYEVTAKDYKACSDVGKCRRASAEVDWPDITRADKKLYASLCTIADPAKGDHPINCIGWEMAATYCKAQDKRLPTEAEWEYMARGPDGRMYPWGDEEPTAGHLNACGAECVAWGKSHGVTLDPLYRADDGYATTAPVGKFPAGNSRFGPFDVVGNVWEWTADWYGEYKPDDADNPTGPTSGEKKVIRGGAFNGSFASWLIPSFRYAQDPKAQSYGIGFRCAKAL from the coding sequence ATGACGATGCCCCGCGACCCGCTCCACCTCGAAGGCCAAGTGGTGGCGGAGAAATATCGAATCGAGCAAGCCGTGGGCGAGGGCGGTTTCGCCATCGTGTACCGGGCCATCCACACGATTTGGAACAAGCCGGTTGCCATTAAGTTCTTCCACGGCCTCGCCGCGTCGCGGCTCGACCAGCGCGAGCTGTTCATGCAGGCCTTCGTTCAAGAGGGCGCGCTCCTCACGGAGCTGAGCAGCCAAACGGCGAGCATCGTGCAGGCGCGCGACATCGGAACGTACATCTCGCCGCAAGGGCATTGGGTGCCCTTCATGGTGCTCGAGTGGCTCGATGGGCTGTCGCTCGACGACGTGCTGCTGCGCGAGCGTGAGGCCGGTGCACCGCCGTGGACGGTCGCGGAGATGATGGGCGTGCTCACGCCGGTGGCCAATGCGCTGGAAATCGCGCACATGCGCGGCATCGCGCACCGCGACATCAAGCCGGCCAACTTGTTCGTGGTGGGCGCGGAGCCACGCAGCGGTCGCGCGACCATCAAGGTGCTGGACTTCGGCGTGGCCAAGATGATGGCCGACAACACGCAGCTGCAAGCCGCGTTGGCCAAGACCGGGGCGAGCGTCAAGTCGTTCAGCCCTGCGTACGGGGCGCCGGAGCAATTCAGCCGAACGTACGGTGCCACCGGGCCGTGGACCGACGTGTTCGCGCTCGCGTTGGTCGCTCTGGAAATGCTGCGCGGTGCGCCCATCCTCGAGGGCGACGATCTCGTGCAGCTCGCCATGGCCTCCTCCGACGTGAAGCGGCGCCCGACGCCGCGCACCTTGGGAATTCCCGTCTCGGATGCCATCGACCAGGTCTTTGCGAAGGCGCTCGCCGTTCAGCCGACGGAACGTTACGCCCGTGCGGGGGAATTCCTGGATGCGCTCGTAGCGGTGACGCGCGGGCCGTCGGCGTACGCCTCGCCCGATGATTTGAGCCTTCGCGCTACGGTCGCGTCCGTACCAACGCCCGTGCCCATCGCCCCACCGCCGCACGTCTCGACAGGATCGGGCGCGGTGCTCGTCTCGCAGACGCCCGGTCCGGTTGCCGCGTCGGCGCCGGCGGCCAAGAGCAGGCTGGGGCTCGTACTCGGTGCGGGCGCGGTGATCGTCGGGGCCGGTGCGCTCGCCGCATTTTTCACCTTCGGGCAAAAGTCCGCGCGATCCGCGCCGTCCGCCGCATCCAGCCAAGCTTCGGCGCCGGTCGTTCCCGCTCCGCCGCCGGAGCCGGTGTGTCCGCCCAACACGGCGAAGATCCCCGCGGGCCAGTTTTTCATGGGCTCCGACCGCAAGGACGCACAGGCGAACGAGAAGCCATCGCACAACGTCAAGCTCGGTGCATTCTGCATGGATCTCTACGAGGTGACGGCGAAGGATTACAAAGCCTGTTCCGATGTTGGCAAATGCCGCCGGGCCTCCGCCGAGGTCGATTGGCCGGACATCACGCGGGCCGACAAAAAGCTGTATGCGAGTTTGTGCACCATCGCCGATCCCGCGAAGGGCGATCACCCGATCAACTGCATCGGCTGGGAGATGGCCGCTACGTACTGCAAAGCGCAGGACAAGCGTCTACCCACCGAGGCCGAGTGGGAGTACATGGCGCGCGGACCCGATGGCCGCATGTATCCATGGGGGGACGAGGAGCCCACGGCCGGTCACTTGAACGCGTGCGGCGCGGAATGCGTGGCGTGGGGCAAGTCCCACGGCGTCACCTTGGATCCGCTGTACCGCGCCGACGATGGCTACGCGACCACGGCGCCCGTCGGGAAATTCCCCGCCGGCAATTCGCGATTCGGCCCCTTCGACGTGGTGGGCAACGTCTGGGAATGGACCGCCGACTGGTATGGCGAATACAAGCCCGACGACGCCGACAACCCGACGGGCCCCACGTCCGGCGAAAAGAAGGTCATTCGCGGCGGCGCGTTCAATGGCAGCTTTGCCAGCTGGCTCATTCCCTCCTTCCGCTACGCGCAGGATCCGAAGGCCCAGAGCTACGGCATCGGCTTCCGATGCGCGAAGGCCCTGTAA
- a CDS encoding GreA/GreB family elongation factor codes for MPATKRKAKLLESLRAELTKELEATRQRAHDMAVAATHEENRPENDKDMRSTVDSYVARGQVERLREIEQALARLASMPVRDLAPGDPIVVSAIVKIRHDSTETLYFVVPAAGGVRLHEGKTEVQTLATTSPLGAAILGLSEGDEAEVVTPQQTRMFEILQVS; via the coding sequence ATGCCAGCCACCAAACGCAAAGCAAAGTTGCTCGAATCTCTCCGCGCGGAGCTCACGAAGGAGCTCGAGGCCACCCGGCAGCGCGCGCACGATATGGCCGTGGCGGCGACGCACGAAGAGAACCGACCCGAGAACGACAAGGACATGCGCTCGACCGTCGACTCCTATGTGGCGCGCGGTCAGGTCGAGCGGCTGCGTGAAATCGAGCAGGCGCTCGCGCGCCTGGCCAGCATGCCCGTGCGCGATTTGGCGCCCGGGGACCCCATCGTCGTCTCGGCCATCGTAAAAATCCGCCACGATTCCACGGAGACGCTCTATTTCGTCGTGCCCGCCGCCGGCGGGGTGCGCCTTCACGAGGGCAAGACCGAGGTGCAAACGCTGGCCACGACGAGCCCCCTCGGCGCGGCCATCCTTGGCCTCTCCGAGGGCGACGAGGCCGAAGTCGTCACCCCCCAACAGACGCGCATGTTCGAGATTTTGCAGGTGAGCTAG
- a CDS encoding MFS transporter, with protein sequence MASGLGDSQSTVPSSNFGARHSGPAPFWGLVNRSAITLGAILAAHTMLETARDTLFLEKVPLRHLPWMYLAIAALSALLVMVPRRGGSKSEAKPVWLGAGLGAAALGTAAFGLFATASARGFYYTLYLWSGLIGATAVTQFWSTMARLFTMGEAKRVYARINLGGILGGVSGAALARGLFLVAPARALLFLAAATFAGAGILSAFSATRASAAEAEAPASQLAVQPALVRDVFDNMYLRRIGAMALTATITLTLLDYVFKRALVARVPAESLGGTLASVALATNVCSAVGQSFLVPRIIRLHGAVGSLIVFPALLLTGAVAGTLGPVVAVAVAMRLVDGTLRFSLHRTAVELLFVPVKASLRTRAKTLVDVVTQRGGQALASVAILLLPPQIPLRILTAVLAVGSATWLYLVQRLRAPHVELFRAMVEEGSITTRVKLPPLDLTSVEVLVGALSSAEDNEVITAMEVLADRNKVPLIPTLILYHPNPRVVIRAFEIFIAANRRDAGTFAWRLVNHENADVRVRAVHAAAALAFDAEQVRAQLRDPDTGVRATAMVELWGRGLQNDEDIAWVGTLFAEGGDVRAQRAILTALATTRARPLLLAALPLAQCDDPEIKAAVARALETDPTPEALPALIAMLEHHRTREPARRALVAARTRALDALEAALESPSTPREVLVHVPRSISRFEPELAVPILLRILETHPDGMVRFKALRGLGRLTANGARVDVDLPRLMPLFERNLGQAHLALAWYESLMDATTSNALKAEHDLLATLLVEQVVHALERIFRLIGLTNPREDWEQVVAALKSKKARMHDSARELVENVVDEPLRGQLVPLLDAMRASVESRRPLIRVPIGETGLAALLDEMVRGSDLTVRSIAAHYAARLQAAQAS encoded by the coding sequence ATGGCTTCCGGCCTCGGCGATAGTCAATCCACGGTTCCTTCCTCGAATTTTGGCGCTCGGCATTCGGGCCCCGCTCCATTTTGGGGTCTGGTCAATCGCTCGGCCATCACCCTGGGGGCGATTCTCGCGGCGCACACCATGCTGGAAACAGCGCGCGATACGCTGTTTCTCGAGAAAGTTCCGCTTCGGCATTTACCGTGGATGTACCTAGCCATTGCCGCCCTTTCGGCACTGCTGGTGATGGTTCCTCGGCGCGGAGGGAGCAAGTCGGAGGCCAAGCCGGTGTGGCTGGGGGCCGGCCTCGGCGCGGCGGCGCTCGGCACGGCGGCCTTCGGGCTGTTCGCCACGGCTTCGGCGCGCGGATTCTATTACACGCTGTACCTGTGGTCGGGCCTCATCGGGGCCACGGCGGTGACGCAATTTTGGTCGACCATGGCCCGCCTTTTCACCATGGGAGAGGCCAAGCGCGTGTACGCGCGCATCAACCTGGGCGGAATTTTGGGAGGCGTCTCGGGGGCGGCGCTCGCGCGGGGGCTCTTTTTGGTCGCGCCCGCCCGCGCATTGCTCTTTCTCGCGGCGGCCACCTTCGCGGGGGCGGGCATTCTCTCGGCATTTTCGGCGACGCGCGCGTCCGCGGCCGAGGCGGAGGCACCGGCCAGCCAACTCGCCGTGCAGCCGGCGCTCGTTCGCGACGTGTTCGACAACATGTACCTGCGGCGCATCGGTGCGATGGCGCTGACCGCGACGATCACGCTCACCTTGCTCGACTACGTCTTCAAGCGGGCCCTCGTGGCCCGCGTGCCTGCGGAGAGCCTGGGCGGGACCCTGGCCAGTGTGGCGCTGGCCACGAACGTGTGCAGTGCGGTCGGTCAGAGTTTTCTCGTTCCGCGCATCATCCGCCTGCACGGTGCGGTGGGCTCGCTCATCGTGTTTCCTGCCCTTCTCCTCACCGGCGCGGTGGCCGGTACATTGGGACCGGTGGTGGCCGTGGCCGTGGCCATGCGCCTCGTGGATGGGACCTTGCGATTTTCGCTGCACCGCACCGCCGTGGAGCTGCTCTTCGTGCCCGTGAAGGCATCGCTGCGCACCCGCGCGAAGACGCTGGTCGACGTGGTCACCCAGCGCGGTGGGCAGGCCCTGGCCTCGGTGGCGATCCTGCTTTTGCCCCCGCAGATCCCGCTCCGCATCTTGACCGCGGTGCTCGCCGTGGGTTCGGCCACGTGGCTCTACCTCGTGCAGCGCCTGCGCGCGCCGCACGTGGAGCTTTTTCGCGCCATGGTGGAGGAAGGCTCCATCACCACCCGCGTGAAGCTGCCCCCGCTCGATCTGACCAGCGTCGAGGTCCTCGTGGGTGCGTTGAGCAGCGCGGAGGACAACGAGGTCATCACGGCCATGGAGGTCCTCGCGGACCGAAACAAGGTGCCGCTCATTCCCACGCTCATTTTGTACCACCCCAACCCGCGCGTGGTGATCCGCGCGTTCGAGATCTTCATCGCCGCCAACCGGCGTGATGCGGGGACCTTTGCCTGGCGTTTGGTCAACCACGAGAACGCCGATGTGCGCGTGCGCGCGGTGCATGCCGCGGCGGCGCTCGCCTTCGATGCCGAGCAAGTGCGCGCGCAATTGCGCGATCCGGATACCGGCGTGCGCGCAACGGCCATGGTGGAACTCTGGGGGCGTGGACTGCAAAACGACGAGGACATCGCGTGGGTGGGAACCCTCTTCGCCGAGGGCGGTGATGTGCGCGCCCAGCGGGCCATCCTGACGGCGCTGGCCACGACCCGCGCGCGGCCGCTGTTGCTGGCCGCCCTGCCGCTGGCCCAATGCGATGATCCCGAGATCAAAGCCGCCGTCGCCCGCGCGCTGGAAACCGATCCGACGCCGGAGGCGCTGCCCGCGCTCATCGCCATGCTGGAGCACCACCGCACGCGCGAGCCGGCGCGGCGAGCGCTCGTGGCGGCGAGAACGCGCGCGCTCGACGCGCTGGAGGCCGCGCTCGAGAGCCCGAGCACACCCCGCGAGGTGCTCGTGCACGTGCCGCGATCCATCAGCCGGTTCGAACCCGAGCTGGCCGTGCCCATTCTTCTTCGCATTCTGGAAACGCACCCCGATGGAATGGTTCGCTTCAAGGCGCTTCGCGGGCTCGGCCGCCTGACGGCCAACGGCGCAAGGGTCGACGTGGACCTCCCGCGGCTGATGCCGCTGTTCGAGCGCAACCTGGGGCAGGCCCACCTGGCCCTGGCGTGGTACGAAAGCCTCATGGACGCCACCACGTCCAACGCATTGAAGGCCGAGCACGATTTGCTCGCGACGTTGCTCGTCGAGCAAGTGGTGCATGCGCTCGAGCGCATTTTCCGCCTCATCGGGCTCACCAATCCACGGGAAGATTGGGAGCAGGTGGTGGCGGCGCTCAAGAGCAAAAAGGCACGCATGCACGACAGCGCACGCGAGCTCGTGGAAAACGTGGTGGACGAACCGCTGCGCGGACAGCTCGTGCCCTTGCTCGACGCGATGCGCGCGTCGGTCGAGTCGCGACGCCCGCTCATCCGCGTGCCCATCGGCGAAACCGGCCTCGCCGCGCTGCTGGACGAAATGGTTCGCGGAAGCGATCTCACCGTGCGGTCCATCGCCGCCCACTACGCCGCGCGCTTGCAAGCGGCCCAGGCCAGCTGA
- a CDS encoding carboxypeptidase regulatory-like domain-containing protein yields the protein MSSRFPLKTMKAVVRVAAVVPAAILLASCSSASAPDTDVSTSADELIAGAHGARHLVTFQLTDYPRQMQFLQSRGFDIAGVDLPASQADVILTDYEVEELTHQGMSVARHKLAAQAEFAPDPAYKTSAEIDTIIHQYASAHPAIASVKSIGKSREGRDIWGIKISKDVAQHSPAKPVILFNGMHHAREVMSPEVALDTIEQLLTKYGTDANITRWVDSNEIWVVPMLNVDGNNKVWNTDSYWRKNTRGCPSSGSCPSGTGVDINRNYPYAWGSCNGSSGSASSETYRGPSAGSEPETNVLMNHVAATRPVIDISYHSYSELIIYPYGCDGVQAPTRDILRNLATAMAAKLPSDSGSGNYRYGTSWETLYAVDGGDIDWMYNKYSVAPYVIEVNRSAQGFQPSYATWRDRTVTKLRGAWQVALARLDGSGLRGVVPAGVTGATVTVTRSGTTTQSRAVNPDGSFHVLVLPGTYHVSVAAPGKTTWEKDVTVADARVNLDVQF from the coding sequence ATGAGCAGCCGATTCCCGTTGAAGACGATGAAGGCCGTAGTGCGCGTCGCGGCCGTGGTTCCCGCAGCCATTTTGCTGGCAAGTTGTTCCTCCGCATCGGCACCCGACACGGACGTGTCGACGAGTGCGGACGAATTGATCGCCGGCGCCCACGGCGCCCGTCACCTGGTGACATTCCAGCTGACCGACTATCCGCGCCAGATGCAATTTTTGCAATCGCGCGGATTTGACATTGCCGGTGTAGATTTGCCCGCTTCGCAGGCAGATGTCATTTTGACCGATTATGAAGTCGAAGAATTGACGCACCAGGGAATGAGCGTCGCTCGTCACAAGCTCGCCGCACAAGCCGAGTTTGCGCCGGACCCCGCCTACAAGACGTCGGCGGAAATTGATACGATCATTCATCAATACGCGTCAGCGCATCCTGCCATTGCCTCGGTCAAGTCCATTGGCAAGTCCCGCGAGGGGCGCGACATTTGGGGCATCAAGATCAGCAAAGACGTCGCGCAGCATTCGCCGGCCAAGCCGGTCATCCTCTTCAATGGGATGCACCATGCGCGCGAGGTGATGTCGCCCGAGGTGGCGCTGGACACCATCGAGCAGCTTCTCACCAAGTATGGCACGGACGCGAACATCACCCGCTGGGTCGACTCGAACGAGATCTGGGTCGTTCCCATGCTCAACGTCGACGGCAACAACAAGGTGTGGAACACCGACAGCTACTGGCGCAAGAACACCCGCGGATGCCCATCGAGCGGGTCGTGTCCGTCGGGCACCGGCGTCGACATCAACCGCAACTACCCGTACGCGTGGGGCTCGTGCAATGGTTCGTCGGGAAGCGCCAGCTCCGAGACCTACCGCGGGCCGAGCGCGGGCTCCGAGCCCGAGACCAACGTGCTGATGAACCACGTCGCGGCCACCCGCCCCGTGATTGACATCTCGTACCACTCGTACAGCGAATTGATCATCTATCCGTACGGCTGCGACGGCGTGCAAGCCCCCACGCGGGACATCTTGCGCAACCTCGCCACCGCCATGGCGGCCAAGCTTCCCTCCGACAGCGGAAGTGGCAACTACCGATACGGCACCTCGTGGGAGACGCTTTACGCCGTCGACGGCGGGGACATCGACTGGATGTACAACAAGTACTCCGTCGCGCCCTACGTCATCGAGGTCAATCGCTCCGCCCAGGGCTTCCAGCCTTCGTACGCCACCTGGCGCGATCGCACGGTCACCAAGCTGCGCGGCGCGTGGCAGGTCGCACTCGCGCGCCTCGATGGCAGCGGCCTGCGCGGCGTCGTCCCCGCCGGCGTCACGGGCGCCACCGTCACCGTGACCCGCTCGGGCACGACGACGCAGAGCCGTGCCGTCAACCCCGACGGCTCCTTCCACGTCCTGGTGCTCCCCGGCACGTACCACGTGAGCGTGGCCGCACCGGGGAAGACGACATGGGAGAAGGACGTCACCGTGGCCGATGCGAGGGTCAACCTCGACGTCCAGTTCTAA
- a CDS encoding OPT/YSL family transporter — MAPREQKDPQEKPEEQQHTEAQWFREVYQPGAVQLTVRSIVTGMFLGGIMCLSNLYVFLKTGWSLGVTVTACVLAFAMYRVLAALRITKREFSALENNAMGSVASAAGFMTGGGNMAAIPALLLLTGIRPDSIPLMVWFAVIAAMGVFVAIPLKRQLVNIDKLPFPTGTATAETLKSLHHHGQSSNKARYLIRAGAIGAVIAFLRDAKMRWLPFNLPAHFGLPFKLGGVAAEKWTLAFDGSLILFGAGALMSFKTGWSMLLGAIMNYAVLGPAMYARGAIESVVYKNIVQFTLWPAAALLVSSNLLSFAFQWQSVARSFSSVFALFRKRKNEEDDPLADVECPTWWFPAGFLVLAPIVVFLMMSLFQVPLWAAIVALPLTFVVGIVSSRVTGETDITPSKAMGPMTQLIFGAILPGNVVANVMTANVTAGVGLHSADLLTDLKSGYLLGANPRKQLFAQLFGVVAGAVVVVPAYNLLVPSAEVLGSTQFPAPTVLVWAGVSRALSLGIGGLHPAARTAIGIAFVLGIAITLLERWAPARLKPYIPSPSGIGMAMVVPGSNSIAMFIGASIAEFMRRRHPRVAEQTVVPISSGFIAGESLMGIAIAILIATGVLSK; from the coding sequence ATGGCGCCTCGCGAGCAGAAGGATCCGCAGGAAAAGCCGGAGGAACAGCAGCACACCGAGGCGCAATGGTTTCGTGAGGTCTATCAGCCCGGCGCGGTGCAGCTCACCGTGCGCTCGATCGTCACGGGCATGTTTCTCGGCGGCATCATGTGCCTGTCGAACCTGTACGTCTTCCTGAAGACGGGCTGGAGCCTCGGCGTCACGGTCACCGCGTGCGTTCTCGCCTTCGCGATGTACCGCGTGCTCGCGGCGTTGCGCATCACCAAGAGAGAATTCTCCGCGCTCGAGAACAATGCCATGGGGTCGGTGGCCTCGGCCGCGGGCTTCATGACCGGCGGAGGCAACATGGCCGCCATTCCGGCGCTCCTTCTGCTCACGGGCATTCGCCCCGACAGCATCCCTCTGATGGTCTGGTTCGCGGTCATCGCGGCCATGGGCGTCTTCGTGGCCATTCCGCTCAAGCGGCAACTCGTCAACATCGACAAATTGCCATTCCCCACGGGCACGGCCACCGCGGAGACGTTGAAGTCGCTGCACCACCACGGCCAATCGAGCAACAAAGCGCGCTACCTCATTCGCGCGGGCGCGATTGGCGCCGTCATTGCGTTCCTTCGCGATGCGAAAATGCGCTGGCTCCCGTTCAATCTGCCGGCGCATTTTGGATTGCCCTTCAAACTGGGCGGCGTTGCTGCGGAGAAATGGACGCTCGCGTTCGACGGCAGCTTGATCCTCTTCGGCGCGGGCGCGCTCATGAGCTTCAAGACGGGGTGGTCGATGCTGCTCGGCGCGATCATGAATTACGCCGTGCTCGGCCCGGCCATGTACGCGCGTGGGGCCATCGAGAGCGTCGTCTACAAGAACATCGTCCAATTCACCTTGTGGCCTGCCGCGGCGCTCTTGGTGTCGAGCAACCTGCTCTCCTTCGCGTTCCAATGGCAAAGCGTTGCGCGCTCCTTCAGCAGCGTGTTCGCCCTGTTTCGCAAGCGCAAGAACGAGGAGGACGATCCGCTCGCCGACGTCGAATGCCCGACCTGGTGGTTTCCGGCGGGGTTTCTCGTCCTGGCGCCCATCGTGGTCTTTCTCATGATGTCGCTTTTCCAAGTGCCGCTCTGGGCGGCCATCGTGGCCTTGCCGCTGACGTTCGTCGTCGGCATCGTGAGCTCGCGCGTCACGGGTGAGACCGACATCACGCCGAGCAAGGCGATGGGGCCGATGACGCAGCTCATTTTCGGTGCGATCTTGCCGGGCAACGTGGTGGCGAATGTCATGACCGCCAACGTGACCGCCGGCGTGGGCCTGCACAGCGCCGATCTGCTTACCGACTTGAAGAGCGGCTATTTGCTGGGCGCCAATCCGCGCAAACAGCTTTTTGCGCAATTGTTCGGCGTGGTCGCCGGCGCCGTGGTGGTCGTCCCTGCGTACAATCTGCTGGTGCCCTCGGCCGAAGTCCTTGGCTCGACGCAGTTTCCCGCGCCCACCGTGCTCGTATGGGCGGGCGTCTCGCGCGCGCTTTCGCTGGGCATCGGTGGCCTCCATCCGGCGGCGCGGACGGCCATCGGGATCGCCTTCGTCCTGGGCATCGCCATCACGTTGCTCGAGCGGTGGGCCCCTGCGCGCCTCAAGCCCTACATTCCGTCGCCGTCGGGAATCGGCATGGCGATGGTCGTTCCGGGTTCCAATTCCATCGCCATGTTCATTGGCGCGTCCATTGCGGAGTTCATGCGCCGCCGGCATCCGCGTGTCGCCGAACAAACAGTGGTACCCATCAGCTCGGGATTCATTGCGGGTGAAAGTTTGATGGGGATTGCGATCGCTATATTGATTGCCACCGGCGTCCTTTCCAAATAG